A DNA window from Peromyscus leucopus breed LL Stock chromosome 3, UCI_PerLeu_2.1, whole genome shotgun sequence contains the following coding sequences:
- the LOC114710948 gene encoding vomeronasal type-1 receptor 90-like, with protein MMLRRMHFPRMSSLKNILYFQSGLGVIANMFLLFFYTFIILCHRPKPMDLISYQLTFIHIIMVLIGGDIWLTHVFESLNLENDFKCKATFYMNRVMRGLSICITCLLSVFQAVTISPSTSLLAKFKHKLKTYMMYAFFYLWSFNLSFSSRWIFYVGAFTNVSESNQMKVTESCSLFPMNYITRALILTVAVSRDVFLVGVMLTTSAYMVIILFRHQRQCKHLHSISHPRASPEKRATQTILLLVVFFVVMYWVDFIISTTSVLLWTYNPVILTLQKFVMNVYPTITPLVQISSDYRIINMLKNLQAMRHQIFKKG; from the coding sequence ATGATGTTAAGAAGAATGCACTTTCCACGTATGTCCTCATTAAAGAATATACTTTATTTCCAATCTGGACTTGGAGTCATAGCCAatatgtttctcctttttttctacaCTTTCATAATCCTGTGTCACAGACCTAAGCCCATGGACCTGATCTCCTATCAACTGACCTTCATCCACATAATAATGGTCCTCATTGGAGGGGATATTTGGCTTACACACGTATTTGAGTCCCTGAACCTTGAGAATGACTTCAAATGTAAGGCAACTTTTTACATGAACAGAGTGATGAGAGGTCTCTCCATCTGcatcacctgcctcctgagtgtgttcCAGGCTGTCACTATCAGTCCCAGTACCTCATTGTTGGCAAAATTTAAACACAAACTAAAAACATACATGATGTATGCTTTCTTCTACCTCTGGTCTTTCAATTTGTCATTCAGTAGTAGGTGGATCTTCTATGTTGGTGCTTTTACCAATGTGAGTGAGAGCAACCAGATGAAGGTTACTGAATCCTGCTCACTCTTCCCCATGAACTACATCACCAGGGCACTGATTTTAACAGTGGCAGTCTCCAGAGATGTCTTTCTTGTAGGAGTTATGTTGACCACAAGTGCATACATGGTGATTATCTTGTTCAGACATCAGAGGCAATGTAAGCATCTTCACAGCATCAGCCATCCAAGAGCATCCCCCGAGAAGAGGGCCACCCAGACCATCTTGCTGCTGGTGGTTTTCTTTGTGGTCATGTACTGGGTGGACTTCATCATCTCAACCACCTCAGTCCTGTTATGGACATACAACCCAGTCATCTTGACTCTTCAGAAGTTTGTGATGAATGTCTATCCCACAATTACTCCTTTGGTACAAATCAGTTCTGATTACAGAATAATCAATATGCTGAAAAACTTGCAGGCAATGCGccaccagatttttaaaaaaggttaa